Genomic DNA from Frondihabitans sp. PAMC 28766:
TTTGAGGCAGCGGAGGATGTGTTTGGAGCTGCCGTTTGAACCAGGTCGGTTGGCCGCCTCACTTTCTCCCCGTGGGGTTTGCCCGTTCGCTCGCCATTCCTGGACCGCCAGTCCCTAACCTTCAGCGCCGGCTGGTCGTTCGAGAAATGCCTTCGACGGCGGATCGCTTACCGAACCTCGCTTTCAAGGACAGCAGCACAAGCGTCGTATAAGTCAGCCTGCCGCGACGACCTACAGGTCGTCGTACAGCGCGGCAAGCTGCAGCAGTGCGTCCGCGATCCCTACCGTCTCCGCGGCGGAGAGAGCGCCGAACGTCCGGGAGAGCCGAGCGTCGAGAAACGCGGCCCGGGACTCATGCCGCGCGCGACCCGTTGGCGTCAAGTGCACCGTCACGGCTCGCTGGTCCTTCTGCTGTCCGCGCCTTCGTTCCACCAGCCCTTCCCGTTCGAGGCGGTGCAGCAGCTGCGTTGTCCCCGCACCGGAAATCTCGACGGCGTCGGCCAGCTGCGCGACCGTCAGTGCACCGCGCGCGGCCAGGGCGCCGAGTGCTCGCGCCTGAGGAAGCGAAAGTGCTTCGTCGCCCCGCGTCGCCCGCCCTCGGAGGCGTGCATCGGCACTACTCAATCGGTACGCAGCTCGCGACAGGGACTGGAGCGCCTCCTGCTTGTTTGCCGATTCGCCTTTTTCGCGCTCGTTCATACTCCTCCTTGACTTCGGCCGGTCGCCTCAGCATACTAGCTAAGAACTTATTCGATAAGTACTTAGGAGAAATCATGACGACACGATCCACTGGTCAGAGCTGGGCGCTCGATATCGCTCTCGCCCAAGGGGGATTCGATGCTCTGCACCCTCAGGCCAAAGGCACCATGGTCGAACTGGGGCACAACGCCACTGACTTCGACAAAGTGTTCGCCCTAGTGAAGAGCGGTGCCATGTTGCCGAAGGCATGGGCGACCATCGCCTTCCAGGCCGAGCAACGCGCCCAGCACCACGAGGAGCACGGTTACGGCCGCACCGCCGCCGATCTTTACACGCGGGCGGCAGTCATGTTCGGACGGGCCCAGTACTCGATCTTCGACAGCACCGATCCGCGAAAGATCATGCTGCGCGAGCACTGCGACCACGCCGTCGACCGCCTAGCGGAACTTCGCGGGGGCGTCGTGCGCCGGGTCGAGATCCCCTTCGAGGGTAAAACCCTCTTCGCGCTGCTCCATCTTCCTTCGACTCCGGCACGGAACGCGTCCGCAGTCATTCTGGGACCGGGCATGGACATGATCAAAGAGGACTACATCCAAATCGCCGAGCGCTACTACACATCGCAGGGAGTCGTTGCCCTCTCCATCGAGGGTCCCGGGCAGGGGCAGACCCGGTCAGAAGGGCTCACCGTCGACCTCGACAACTACTCACGTGCCATCGACGCTTACGTCGACTACCTGGCTGCTCTGGACGAAGTAGATGCCGGACGGATTGGCATGTTCGGCATCAGCATGAGTGGACACTGGGGCCTCGCCGCAGCGTCGAGAAAAGACCACGGCCTGCGTGCACTCGCATCGTTCGAGGGCGTGACCGGAACGTTCGAAACGATTTTCGAACGCGCTCAGCCGACCTTCAAGAACAACTACCTTTACATGACCGGCTACACGGACGAGACGCTCTTCGACTCAGAGATCGCCCGCCGGATGCCGCTCGGCGACCGAGTGCGCGACATTGACATCCCCGTCCTCATGGCGCAGGGCGAGTTCGACGAGCTCACGCCACTCGAGGAGGCACTCGCCACCTACGAGAAGATCACGGCACCCAAGCAGATGCGCGTCTTCGAGGGTGAGTTTCACCCGCTCGGAGGCGTCGCAGCCGAAATGTGCCGGTTCGGAGCCGATTGGCTCTCGCGCGCCCTCACGGGAGAGTTCGACGGAACGAGCATGGACGAGCGGTACTTCGTGCACACCGACGGCGACACGACGGACGGATCGGCCGACCCCACATGGTGGAACGGCGAAATGCCTGTGTCGCTCGAGCAGGCACGTCGCTAACTCCGGCAAGAGTTCTTCAGGGTGCGGTGCCGTCCACGGCGAAGTCGTCCACGGCCCGCACCTCGTCGTTGGTCAGTGGATCGCCCCTTAGGCTGTCCAGGCAATCGTCGAGTTGGTTGACGGACGAGGCCCCAATGAGGGCGGACGTCACCGCCTTGTGACGAAGGGCCCAAGTGAGGGCCAATTGCGGGAGTGTCTGTCCTCGCGCGGAAGCGATCTCCTGGAGAGCCGCCACGCGAAGCAGGTAGTCGGGGTTCGTTGCGTCTCCATCAAACCAACGACTCGCGGCTCCTCGCGATCCGCTCGGAGCGGAACCTTTCAGGTAACGCCCAGAGAGTAGACCGCCGGCTAAGGGCGCGTATGCGACCGATCCAATTCCGAGGTCGATCAGAACATCGAAGAGTCCTTGCTCGGCGACACGATCGAACATGTTGTAGCGCGGCTGATGCAAAGACAGGGGCACGCCTTCAGATTCAAGAGCCTCAGCAGCTGCCACCGTCTCTTCGGGAGAGTAATTCGAGATCCCGACATAAAGCGCCTTGCCGAATCGAACGGCATCCGCAAGGGCTGAGGCTGTCTCCTCAATCGGCGTATCCGGATCGGGCCGATGCGAGTAGAAGATGTCGACGTAGTCGAGGTTGAGGCGAGCCAGGCTCTGGTCGAGGGAGGCCAGCATGTGCTTGCGCGAGCCGCCGGATCCGTGCGGCCCTTGCCACATGTCGTAGCCAGCCTTGGTCGACACAACGAGCTCGTCCCGGTAGCGGAGAAGATCGTGTGCAATAATCTCGCCGAAGCGACATTCAGCGGCTCCCGGTGGCGGCCCGTAGTTGTTGGCGAGATCGAAGTGGGTCACGCCTCGATCGAACGCGTGAAGGACGATATCGCTCTGCGTGTCGGCTGAGCGGTCGGTGCCGAAGTTGTTCCACAGGCCGAGGGAGATTTTAGGAAGTCGAAGGCCGCTGCGCCCCGCTCGTTCGTAGGGCAGCGCCGCGTAACGCTCAGGCGCCGCAGCGAATCCAGGAGACGAGTTCATTCTGCCTCGGCGTTGAGAAGTCGAATCGAGCAGATCTCCCAAGGACCCAAATGCACTGTCAGGTCGCCGTCCGCACTCGCGCGAGTCGTCTCGCTTCCGAGCAGATCGACGTGCACGACCGAGTCGAACGCCCCCCGATTCGAGCCGAGGTCGGGGTGTCCGTCATGGCGATGAGTCGAACCTCGATGGCGTCGCCGATCCTGTGGATGGCGCTGACCGCTACGCCGCGCCCCTCGACTCTGAGCCCCGCCCGGGAGCCCGGGAGGTGAAGGACTTCTCCCGTTCCACGGGCAACGAGGAGGTCTCGACGAAACTCGTCGGCGAGACGGACGGCTTCAGCATCCTCGTATCCGTGCGGAGATGGCAGGATCGCGACACTCGTCCAATGATGAATCCCAAGGTCCTGTGCTCCCGGAATCGGGATCTCGCTGGCGGCGGGTTCGTCGCGCAGTGGATGCAGATTCACGCTGATGGCTCCTACGGCTCGCAGAAGGGTGAGGGCGAGTTCGCGTCCGTTCTCGACAATCTCGTACTCACTCGGATGAGTGAGAAGGAGGGTCGCGGGGCCGGCAGTGACAAACGAACTGGCAGGATACGTGGGAAGCGGAAATTCTCCCCATCCGCCCTCCCCCTCGAGGCCGCGCCGAGTCACCGAGAATTGCCCTTCGGATTCCGAGTGAGTGACAGGCTCCGGAAGTGGAATATGCAGGCGAAGTCGATGATTCTTGGCTGCATTTACGAACGCCACACTGAGCCGGACGAAGGGTTCCCCGATTCGGACCTCGATGAACGTGGAAGTCGCAACGGACACGGTCGCGGCGCTTCGGCGATCGACGTCCTCATCCAGGGCAGCAGGCCAGGCATAGGTCCGATCGACTCGCAGGATGGCGCGAACCGGCCCGTCTTCGACGACCGACACATTCACGGACTCCGGTACGTCCACGACGACGTCGTGATTCAAGCTTCCGTAGTTGTAGCTGTCTCCGCGATCGCCCCCGTCCACGAGCCTTCCGACGCCACTCAGTGTGGTCCCATCAGCGGCGGTCACGCTGAAGCACCCGTCGTCGGTAACGACGGCGCGGACAAGGCCGTTGTCGACGGACCGGCTCGTGCTTCGCGCCTGCTGCGACGCCCTCGGCGTCGGGTGGGTGCCGGTCGAACCGATCACGTCGAGGGCGCTCTGGGCGCCGGTCACCGTGAAGGACGCCACCCCGGAGGCGGGAACCGGCAGTGCCACAAGGACGCGGGATCGTCGTTGAGCGAGGGTCCGGACTCGCCACTGGCCCTTGGCCTCCTTTGTCGCCTGTGTGAGGCGACTAAGCAGGTCGAGCAGGTCGAATTCCGGTTCCACTGCCACCTCGGCCAGGTGGAAGGTCAGCTCGCCCGGCTCGATCGAATAGTGGTCGATTTGAAGTCCAAACAACTCGCGTCTGTGGATGCGACGGAGAACGCGATGGACCGCCGCCGCCGCCATAGTCTCGTCCGCGAGCACTTCTGGAGAGTCGTGAAGAAACTGGGCAGGAACAACAACGCCGTCTCCCGTGATGGCTACGACGTTGGCGGGATCGACGGCCACCGGCACGTCGACCTCGACGACCCCGGTTCGGTCCATCGCGCAGGTGGAGGCGACAACGAAGCCGCTCGGCCCGACCGTTGCGGCCAATTCGGCCAGAACGGAATCGCGAATCGCACGACCAGCGTGGGTGGCCTCTGCGAGGCGCGAAGCGACCTGCTCCACCGTCTCGTCGGTTCCAGACCCCACCACGGAATCATGAGCCGTTGACTCGACGATTTTGTGCCACGCCATGTCGAAGAAAGGTTCGAATGACCTCATGGTCCACTGAGCGGCGAGCCTCTCAGCGTCGTCCACAGTCCGCTCAGCCCGTGCCATTGCCTCCTTCAAATTCTTCCGAATCGAAAGCACCCCGGGGAGGATGTTGCCGCGCGCATGGCTGCGAAGCTCGCCGTGGACGGCGACGAGATCCGATCCGTCCACAAAGTTCGACAGGTACTCCTCGAGCGTCGCAACCCGGATGGGAAGCTCCTCGCTGTCATGCTCCCTGACCAACGTCATGAGCCGAGGATTGGGAAGTGCATGGTCGGTGCCAGCCATCGCCAGGACGTCGTCTTCG
This window encodes:
- a CDS encoding MarR family winged helix-turn-helix transcriptional regulator; translation: MNEREKGESANKQEALQSLSRAAYRLSSADARLRGRATRGDEALSLPQARALGALAARGALTVAQLADAVEISGAGTTQLLHRLEREGLVERRRGQQKDQRAVTVHLTPTGRARHESRAAFLDARLSRTFGALSAAETVGIADALLQLAALYDDL
- a CDS encoding alpha/beta hydrolase → MTTRSTGQSWALDIALAQGGFDALHPQAKGTMVELGHNATDFDKVFALVKSGAMLPKAWATIAFQAEQRAQHHEEHGYGRTAADLYTRAAVMFGRAQYSIFDSTDPRKIMLREHCDHAVDRLAELRGGVVRRVEIPFEGKTLFALLHLPSTPARNASAVILGPGMDMIKEDYIQIAERYYTSQGVVALSIEGPGQGQTRSEGLTVDLDNYSRAIDAYVDYLAALDEVDAGRIGMFGISMSGHWGLAAASRKDHGLRALASFEGVTGTFETIFERAQPTFKNNYLYMTGYTDETLFDSEIARRMPLGDRVRDIDIPVLMAQGEFDELTPLEEALATYEKITAPKQMRVFEGEFHPLGGVAAEMCRFGADWLSRALTGEFDGTSMDERYFVHTDGDTTDGSADPTWWNGEMPVSLEQARR
- a CDS encoding aldo/keto reductase gives rise to the protein MNSSPGFAAAPERYAALPYERAGRSGLRLPKISLGLWNNFGTDRSADTQSDIVLHAFDRGVTHFDLANNYGPPPGAAECRFGEIIAHDLLRYRDELVVSTKAGYDMWQGPHGSGGSRKHMLASLDQSLARLNLDYVDIFYSHRPDPDTPIEETASALADAVRFGKALYVGISNYSPEETVAAAEALESEGVPLSLHQPRYNMFDRVAEQGLFDVLIDLGIGSVAYAPLAGGLLSGRYLKGSAPSGSRGAASRWFDGDATNPDYLLRVAALQEIASARGQTLPQLALTWALRHKAVTSALIGASSVNQLDDCLDSLRGDPLTNDEVRAVDDFAVDGTAP